The Siniperca chuatsi isolate FFG_IHB_CAS linkage group LG7, ASM2008510v1, whole genome shotgun sequence genome includes a window with the following:
- the tada2a gene encoding transcriptional adapter 2-alpha isoform X2, with product MTSDFPVLEPGWTAQEEMALLEAVMDCGFGNWQDVAYQMRTKTKEECESHYMKNFINNPLFSSTLLSLRKTKDSRFAEGAIPFKPTDDPPRPTFDSVLSRDMAGYMPARADFMEEFDNYAEWDLKDIDFVDDDSDILRALKLSVVDIYHSRLKERQRRKKVIRDHGLINLRKFQMLERCYPKEVQELYDVMRRFARVVGPIEHDKFIESHALEFELRREICRLQEYRKAGIKSFCSAKVYERVKRMREDERRKRTMLCDVLQYIQDGRACQQWLSKQAAIDAGITPAVTTITVSATGRRSAPPLNLTGLPGTEKLNEREKELCQVVRLVPGAYLEYKQALLNECRRQGGLRLAQARALIKIDVNKTRKIYDFLIKEGYITKA from the exons GCAGGATGTGGCATATCAGATGCGCACTAAAACCAAAGAGGAATGTGAGAGCCATTATATGAAGAATTTCATCAATAACCCGCTCTTCTCCTCCACCTTGCTCAGTCTTCGGAAAACAAAGGACTCTCGCTTTGCAGAGGGCGCTATTCCTTTCAAAC CCACTGATGATCCCCCTCGGCCCACATTTGACTCTGTGCTGTCTCGAGATATGGCTGGATACATGCCTGCCAGAGCAGACTTCATGGAG GAGTTCGACAACTATGCAGAATGGGATTTGAAAGACATCGACTTTGTGGATGATGACTCAGACATCCTACGTG CACTCAAGCTTTCAGTTGTTGATATATATCATTCAAGATTAAAGGAGAGACAGCGAAGGAAAAA GGTTATCCGAGACCATGGACTGATCAACCTGCGGAAATTCCAGA TGCTGGAGCGATGCTACCCAAAGGAGGTGCAGGAGCTGTATGATGTCATGAGACGATTTGCCAGAGTAGTTGGACCGATTGAACATGACAAATTCATCGAAAGTCACGCAC TGGAGTTTGAGCTGAGAAGAGAGATCTGCAGGCTGCAGGAGTACAGAAAAGCAGGGATCAAGTCTTTCTGCA GTGCCAAGGTGTATGAGCGGGTGAAGCGTATGCGGGAGGACGAACGGAGGAAGAGGACCATGTTGTGTGACGTGCTGCAGTACATCCAGGACGGCAGAGCCTGCCAGCAGTGGCTCAGCAAACAGGCTGCAAT AGATGCTGGCATCACTCCAGCCGTCACAACAATCACAGTGTCGG CAACAGGTAGGCGGAGCGCCCCTCCTCTCAACCTGACTGGGCTGCCGGGGACAGAGAAACTCAACGAGCGGGAGAAAGAG TTATGCCAGGTGGTGCGGCTGGTGCCAGGGGCCTACCTGGAATATAAGCAGGCCTTGCTGAATGAGTGCAGACGGCAGGGGGGGCTGCGGCTGGCACAGGCCCGAGCACTGATCAAGATCGACGTTAACAAGACGCGCAAAATCTATGATTTCCTAATCAAGGAGGGCTACATCACTAAGGCCTAG